The proteins below come from a single Bacteroidales bacterium WCE2004 genomic window:
- a CDS encoding Conserved hypothetical protein 95 (manually curated): protein MFVKIRKFRESVTFAPMKRSFADILSSLDEGRAQKVARKLPAWAAAGIEIPSALALEQCSSSATASYKAFLAGQAAAAANQDKINTILDLTGGLGVDSWAFSRMAERVVYFEQNAELAAAAVRNFAKLGADNIEVRNETVTPETELPEADLIYADPARRSAAGRKVFLLEDCTPDILTLLPMLLRKAPVVLLKLSPMADLAMLAGRLGSTLREIHVVESDGEVKELLCLLVRDSEPAEPQIIIAALPEPDNEFRFCATEERAAEAVYATGVQAGDTLLEPCPALLKAGAFKLPCARWGLLKLAASTHLYLLPAAPGAETPSSAPGSQIFPSPGAKSPSSAPGSRFFKAWRVVEVLPFGATAFRQLKRSYPRAEVTARNLPLGSDALRKKLGVAPGGDVHIFGCRLADGRAVLLVCTR from the coding sequence TTGTTTGTAAAGATAAGAAAATTCAGGGAAAGTGTTACTTTTGCACCGATGAAACGGAGTTTTGCGGATATCCTGTCCAGTCTGGACGAGGGCCGGGCGCAGAAGGTCGCCCGCAAGCTGCCCGCATGGGCGGCCGCCGGGATCGAGATCCCGTCCGCGCTCGCCCTGGAGCAGTGTTCGTCGTCCGCCACAGCTTCTTATAAAGCATTTTTAGCCGGACAGGCGGCTGCCGCGGCAAATCAAGACAAGATCAACACCATTTTGGATCTGACTGGCGGGCTGGGGGTGGACAGCTGGGCGTTTTCGCGGATGGCGGAGAGGGTGGTGTATTTCGAGCAGAATGCGGAGCTGGCGGCGGCCGCGGTGCGCAATTTCGCGAAGCTGGGTGCGGACAACATCGAGGTCCGCAACGAGACCGTGACGCCGGAGACGGAGCTGCCGGAGGCGGACCTGATCTACGCCGACCCTGCGCGCCGGAGCGCCGCCGGGCGCAAGGTCTTCCTGCTGGAGGACTGCACCCCGGACATCCTCACGCTGCTGCCGATGTTGCTCCGCAAGGCGCCGGTCGTGCTGCTGAAGCTCTCGCCGATGGCCGACCTCGCGATGCTCGCCGGCCGGCTCGGCTCCACCCTGCGGGAGATCCACGTGGTCGAGAGCGACGGCGAAGTCAAGGAGCTGCTCTGCCTGCTGGTCCGCGACTCCGAGCCCGCCGAACCGCAAATCATCATAGCAGCACTGCCTGAACCGGACAATGAATTCAGATTCTGCGCGACAGAGGAGCGGGCGGCGGAGGCGGTGTATGCGACGGGGGTGCAGGCGGGCGACACGCTGCTGGAGCCCTGCCCGGCGCTGCTCAAGGCCGGCGCCTTCAAGCTCCCCTGCGCCCGCTGGGGGCTGCTGAAGCTCGCCGCCTCCACGCACCTCTACCTTCTGCCGGCCGCGCCAGGGGCGGAAACGCCCTCCAGCGCCCCTGGCAGCCAGATTTTCCCGTCGCCAGGGGCAAAATCGCCCTCCAGCGCCCCTGGCAGCCGCTTCTTCAAAGCGTGGCGCGTGGTGGAAGTACTGCCGTTCGGCGCGACGGCGTTCAGGCAACTGAAGCGCAGCTATCCCCGCGCGGAAGTGACCGCGCGCAACCTGCCGCTGGGCAGCGACGCCCTCCGCAAGAAGCTCGGCGTCGCCCCGGGCGGAGACGTCCACATCTTCGGCTGCCGCCTCGCCGACGGCCGCGCCGTCCTGCTCGTCTGCACCCGCTGA
- a CDS encoding dipeptidyl-peptidase-4, with amino-acid sequence MKKTLISFALACLALFSLQAQDRNATPSPDGTMVAFTRGNDLWLRSLADSTETRLTFDGSELILNGYASWVYYEEIFGRPSKYRAFWWSPDSRRIGFYRFDNSAVPMFPIYSPFGQDGKLLQTRYPKAGEANPSVRVGIIEAKAGAEPVWADFPDTPEQYFGTPFWGADSRELYVSREPRRQNTLDLYAVSVADGSRRQVYHEEYPTWVEWIEGMLFTDKGLYMARNFETGWEQIYFLGYDGSLRRLTDGENWNINLLKVDAKKGDVWFTARRDNRLHTTLYRLDRKGVITALTDPEVNVTGVHLSPDGKTFEAVASTARMPWTTVSGRTDKYAMKLETTMAQPNPYGPQPVPVKIENDGFDLYGLMSMPLGFDESEKYPVVMQLYGGPGTPYVRDTWGDRDASDSWCFDNGVIYIVVDPRSSGENGRRGMDQAFRRMTVIELQDYIAWAKWLQSLPFVDGSRIGVKGFSFGGTTTAMLVLRYPEYFRCGIAGGGVYDWRLYDTHYTERFMDTPQANPEGYAEASVMSWVPKVFAGEGRKPRPGALCLTHGTGDDNVHFQNTLQLVDALQEEGYQFELRIYPDGMHGYRGYQHQHDQEAEALFWEKWLLE; translated from the coding sequence ATGAAAAAGACTTTGATCTCCTTTGCGCTGGCATGCCTGGCGCTTTTTTCCCTGCAGGCGCAGGACCGCAACGCGACCCCTTCCCCGGACGGGACGATGGTGGCTTTCACGCGTGGCAACGACCTCTGGCTGCGGTCGCTGGCCGATTCGACCGAGACGCGCCTGACCTTCGACGGGTCGGAGCTGATCCTCAACGGCTACGCCTCCTGGGTCTATTACGAAGAGATTTTCGGCCGCCCGTCCAAGTACCGGGCCTTCTGGTGGAGCCCCGACTCGCGCCGCATCGGTTTCTACCGCTTCGACAATTCGGCCGTGCCGATGTTCCCCATCTATTCGCCCTTCGGGCAGGACGGGAAGCTCCTGCAGACGCGCTATCCCAAGGCGGGGGAGGCCAATCCTTCCGTGCGCGTGGGCATCATCGAGGCGAAGGCCGGCGCGGAGCCGGTCTGGGCCGATTTTCCGGACACGCCGGAGCAGTATTTCGGCACGCCGTTCTGGGGCGCCGACTCGCGCGAACTGTATGTCTCGCGCGAACCGCGCCGGCAGAACACGCTGGACCTCTATGCCGTGAGCGTGGCGGACGGCTCGCGCCGGCAGGTCTATCACGAGGAATACCCGACCTGGGTGGAGTGGATCGAGGGGATGCTCTTCACCGACAAGGGACTCTATATGGCCCGCAACTTCGAGACGGGCTGGGAGCAGATCTATTTCCTGGGCTATGACGGCTCGCTGCGCCGCCTCACGGACGGCGAGAACTGGAATATCAACCTGCTGAAGGTCGATGCGAAGAAGGGCGACGTGTGGTTCACCGCCAGGCGGGACAACCGCCTCCACACGACGCTCTACCGCCTGGACCGCAAGGGTGTGATCACGGCGCTGACCGACCCGGAGGTGAACGTGACGGGCGTCCATCTGTCTCCGGACGGGAAGACTTTCGAGGCGGTCGCCTCCACGGCCCGCATGCCCTGGACGACCGTTTCCGGCCGCACGGACAAGTATGCGATGAAGCTGGAGACCACGATGGCCCAACCGAATCCCTATGGCCCCCAGCCGGTGCCCGTCAAGATCGAGAACGACGGCTTCGACCTCTATGGCCTGATGTCGATGCCGCTCGGCTTCGATGAGAGTGAGAAATACCCGGTGGTGATGCAGCTCTACGGCGGGCCGGGCACGCCCTACGTGCGCGACACCTGGGGCGACCGCGACGCCTCCGACAGCTGGTGTTTCGACAACGGGGTGATCTACATCGTTGTGGATCCCCGCTCCTCCGGCGAGAACGGCCGCCGGGGCATGGACCAGGCGTTCCGCCGGATGACGGTGATCGAGCTCCAAGACTACATCGCCTGGGCGAAATGGCTCCAGAGCCTGCCCTTCGTGGACGGTTCGCGCATCGGCGTGAAGGGCTTCTCCTTCGGCGGCACGACCACCGCGATGCTGGTGCTGCGCTATCCGGAGTATTTCCGCTGCGGCATCGCCGGCGGCGGCGTGTATGACTGGCGTCTCTACGACACGCACTATACCGAACGCTTCATGGACACGCCGCAGGCCAACCCGGAAGGCTACGCCGAGGCGTCGGTGATGAGCTGGGTGCCGAAGGTGTTCGCGGGCGAGGGGCGGAAGCCCCGGCCCGGCGCCCTCTGCCTGACCCACGGCACGGGCGACGACAACGTCCACTTCCAGAACACCCTCCAGCTCGTCGACGCCCTCCAGGAAGAGGGCTACCAGTTCGAGCTGCGCATCTATCCCGACGGTATGCACGGCTACCGCGGCTACCAGCACCAGCACGACCAGGAGGCCGAAGCCCTCTTCTGGGAGAAGTGGCTGCTGGAATAG
- a CDS encoding phosphoglucomutase — MKEFEQRAQAWLDGDFDQQTKIAILQLRGNDPAGFEDAFYKNLEFGTGGLRGIMGVGTNRMNRYTVGMATQGLANYILSHCKDDDPKVVISYDSRNNSKEFARITADVLSANGIHVYVFDNIRPTPEMSYAVRLKGAVAGVMITASHNPKEYNGYKVSWSDGGQVTAPVDKDIVAEVAKVTDPSMVKFKAGLRCGEIEAMGADVDEQYLRDLLSLSLSPELCRKHGDLKIVYTPLHGCGVRMIPEILKRKGFKNIIHVPDQDISDGDFPTVVSPNPEEPAALKMALDKADATGADLVMGSDPDADRLGIAVRDNDGKMVLFNGNQTASLLTYYILKRWQELGKLGPGKYVVKTIVTTELITDICKGFGVPVYNVLTGFKYIAEVVKRKEAEGGEFICGGEESYGFNVGQFVRDKDAQVAAMMVAECAAWAAEQGLSLYQLMERVYKEFGYRKEGLVSVVRKGISGAREIQQMMADFRANPPKELCGSPVTQVIDYLEPEKTGQPSSNVLQFFDAAGDVVSVRPSGTEPKIKFYFGARGDDADAKIAALKEQFCQ, encoded by the coding sequence ATGAAAGAATTTGAACAGAGAGCCCAGGCGTGGCTCGACGGCGACTTCGACCAGCAAACCAAAATCGCCATCCTCCAGCTCCGCGGCAACGATCCTGCGGGCTTTGAAGATGCCTTCTATAAGAACCTTGAATTCGGCACCGGCGGCCTCCGCGGCATCATGGGCGTAGGCACCAACCGCATGAACCGCTACACGGTCGGCATGGCCACGCAAGGCCTCGCCAACTACATTCTGAGCCACTGCAAGGACGACGACCCCAAGGTCGTCATCTCCTACGACTCCCGCAACAACAGCAAGGAGTTCGCCCGCATCACGGCCGACGTGCTGTCCGCCAACGGCATCCACGTCTACGTCTTCGACAACATCCGCCCGACGCCCGAGATGAGCTACGCCGTGCGTCTCAAGGGAGCCGTGGCCGGCGTCATGATCACGGCCTCCCACAACCCCAAGGAATACAACGGCTACAAGGTCAGCTGGTCCGACGGCGGCCAGGTGACCGCCCCCGTCGACAAGGACATCGTGGCCGAAGTGGCCAAGGTCACCGATCCTTCGATGGTCAAGTTCAAGGCCGGCCTGCGCTGCGGCGAGATCGAGGCGATGGGTGCCGACGTGGACGAGCAGTACCTGCGCGACCTCCTCTCGCTGAGCCTCAGCCCCGAGCTGTGCCGGAAACACGGCGACCTCAAGATCGTCTACACCCCGCTCCACGGCTGCGGCGTGCGGATGATTCCCGAAATCCTCAAGCGCAAGGGCTTCAAGAACATCATCCATGTCCCCGACCAGGACATCTCCGACGGCGATTTCCCGACGGTCGTCTCCCCGAATCCCGAGGAGCCGGCAGCCCTCAAGATGGCCCTCGACAAGGCTGACGCCACGGGCGCCGACCTCGTGATGGGGTCCGATCCCGACGCCGACCGCCTCGGCATCGCCGTGCGCGACAACGACGGCAAGATGGTCCTCTTCAACGGCAACCAGACCGCTTCGCTGCTGACCTACTACATCCTGAAGCGCTGGCAGGAGCTGGGCAAGCTCGGGCCGGGCAAGTACGTGGTCAAGACCATCGTCACCACCGAGCTGATCACCGACATCTGCAAGGGCTTCGGCGTGCCGGTCTACAACGTCCTCACGGGCTTCAAGTACATCGCCGAAGTGGTCAAGCGCAAGGAAGCCGAAGGCGGCGAGTTCATCTGCGGCGGCGAGGAGAGCTACGGCTTCAACGTCGGCCAGTTTGTCCGCGACAAGGACGCGCAGGTGGCCGCGATGATGGTGGCCGAATGCGCCGCCTGGGCGGCGGAGCAGGGCCTCTCGCTCTACCAGCTGATGGAGCGCGTCTACAAAGAGTTCGGCTACCGTAAGGAAGGCCTCGTGTCCGTGGTCCGCAAGGGCATCTCCGGCGCCCGCGAGATCCAGCAGATGATGGCGGACTTCCGCGCCAATCCTCCCAAGGAGCTCTGCGGCTCGCCGGTCACGCAGGTGATCGACTACCTGGAGCCAGAGAAGACCGGCCAGCCGTCCTCCAACGTCCTGCAGTTCTTCGACGCGGCGGGCGACGTCGTGTCGGTCCGCCCGTCCGGCACCGAGCCCAAGATCAAGTTCTATTTCGGCGCCAGGGGCGATGACGCGGACGCCAAGATCGCCGCGCTCAAGGAGCAGTTCTGCCAATAG
- a CDS encoding cell division transport system ATP-binding protein: protein MEENSAPLISFSGADILGGEDNVVVYGLDLQVYPGQVVYIIGKVGSGKTSIFRTITAENPLAKGSGQVCGYDLKRLRAKEVPHLRRRIGVVFQDFQLLMDRSVEDNLAFVLKATGWKDVSAIHKRIGEVLEAVDMTTKAHKMPHQLSGGEQQRIAIARAILNNPAVILADEPTGNLDDETAEGILQLLQRINREQGTAIVMVTHNRSICTRFPGRVFETRDETCQEITL from the coding sequence ATGGAAGAAAACAGCGCTCCCCTCATCTCCTTCTCCGGCGCGGACATCCTCGGCGGAGAAGACAACGTCGTCGTCTACGGTCTTGACCTGCAGGTCTATCCCGGCCAGGTCGTATACATCATCGGCAAGGTGGGCAGCGGCAAGACCTCCATCTTCCGCACGATTACGGCCGAAAACCCGCTTGCAAAGGGTTCAGGCCAGGTTTGCGGCTACGACCTGAAGCGCCTTCGCGCAAAAGAAGTGCCACACCTGCGCCGCCGGATCGGCGTCGTGTTCCAGGACTTCCAGCTGCTGATGGACCGCAGCGTGGAGGACAACCTGGCCTTCGTGCTCAAGGCCACGGGGTGGAAGGACGTTTCCGCCATCCACAAGCGCATCGGCGAAGTGCTGGAGGCCGTGGACATGACCACCAAGGCGCACAAGATGCCGCACCAGCTCTCCGGCGGAGAGCAGCAGCGCATCGCCATCGCCCGCGCCATCCTCAACAACCCGGCCGTCATCCTGGCGGACGAGCCCACCGGCAACCTCGACGACGAGACGGCCGAGGGCATCCTCCAGCTCCTGCAGCGGATCAACCGCGAGCAGGGCACGGCCATCGTGATGGTCACCCACAACCGCAGCATCTGCACACGCTTCCCGGGCCGCGTGTTCGAGACCCGCGACGAGACCTGCCAGGAGATCACGCTATGA
- a CDS encoding DNA-(apurinic or apyrimidinic site) lyase /endonuclease III, with the protein MTLKQRYDAILGYFRDNVPIAESELHFDSPYQLLVAVILSAQCTDRRVNMTTPALFSAYPTPESLAEASEEDVFELIRSISYPNNKARHLVGMARRLTADFGGQVPTDVDALMSLPGVGRKTANVVASITWGEPVIAVDTHVFRVSRRLGLSRGTTPRAVELDLEKHTPAELRPIAHHWLILHGRYVCTALKPKCSECPLTAWCKDFAEREK; encoded by the coding sequence ATGACGCTCAAGCAGCGCTACGACGCCATCCTAGGCTATTTCCGGGACAACGTCCCGATCGCCGAGTCCGAGCTGCACTTCGACTCCCCCTACCAGCTGCTGGTGGCCGTGATCCTGTCGGCGCAGTGCACCGACAGGCGGGTCAACATGACCACGCCCGCCCTCTTCTCCGCCTACCCCACCCCCGAATCGCTCGCCGAAGCCTCCGAGGAGGACGTCTTCGAGCTCATCCGCTCCATCTCCTACCCCAACAACAAGGCCCGCCACCTGGTCGGCATGGCGCGCAGGCTGACGGCCGATTTCGGCGGGCAGGTCCCCACGGACGTGGACGCGCTGATGAGCCTGCCCGGCGTGGGCCGCAAGACGGCCAACGTGGTGGCCTCCATCACCTGGGGCGAGCCGGTCATCGCCGTGGACACGCACGTCTTCCGCGTGTCGCGCCGCCTGGGGCTCTCCCGCGGCACGACTCCCCGCGCCGTGGAGCTGGACCTGGAGAAGCACACGCCGGCGGAGCTCCGCCCCATCGCGCACCACTGGCTGATCCTGCACGGACGCTACGTCTGCACGGCCTTGAAGCCGAAGTGCAGCGAGTGCCCCCTCACCGCCTGGTGCAAGGATTTCGCGGAGCGCGAGAAATGA